In the Suncus etruscus isolate mSunEtr1 chromosome 20, mSunEtr1.pri.cur, whole genome shotgun sequence genome, one interval contains:
- the ACAA1 gene encoding 3-ketoacyl-CoA thiolase, peroxisomal has translation MRRVQVVLGHLKGRASSDPGQALTAEPCRGGALQASPEDIVVVHGRRTAIGRAGRGGFKDTTPDELLSAVMTAVLQDMKLSPEQLGDICVGNVLQPGAGAVVSRIAQFLSDIPETVPLCTINRQCSSGLQAVASIAGGIRNGSYDIGMACGVESMSLADRGNPGNITSRLVEKDKARDCLIPMGITSENVAERFGISREKQDAFALASQQKAARAQSQGCFRAEIVPVTTTVRDDKGTETRVTVTQDEGIRPNTTMEGLAKLKPAFKDNGSTTAGNSSQVSDGAAAILLGRRSKVEELGLPILGVLKSYAVVGVPPDVMGIGPAYAIPVALQKAGLTTRDVDIFEINEAFASQAVYCVEKLGIPLEKVNPLGGAVALGHPLGCTGARQVITLLNELKRRGRRAYGVVSMCIGTGMGAAAVFEYPGN, from the exons ATGCGAAGGGTGCAAGTGGTGCTGGGTCACTTAAAGGGCCGGGCCTCGTCGGACCCTGGGCAGGCTCTGACGGCCGAACCGTGCCGGGGCGGTGCTCTACAGGCGTCTCCCGAGGACATAGTGGTGGTGCATGGACGACGCACCGCCATAGGCCGAGCAGGCCGCGGTGGATTCAAG GACACCACCCCCGATGAGCTTCTCTCAGCCGTCATGACTGCGGTTCTCCAGGACATGAAGCTGAGCCCGGAGCAGCTGGGGGACATCTGCGTGG GTAATGTGCTTCAACCAGGGGCTGGGGCTGTCGTTTCTCGTATCGCCCAGTTTCTGAG CGACATCCCCGAGACTGTGCCTTTGTGTACCATCAATAGGCAGTGTTCCTCAGGCCTACAGGCGGTGGCCAGCATTGCAG GTGGCATCAGAAATGGGTCTTATGACATTGGCATGGCTTGTGG GGTGGAGTCCATGTCCCTGGCTGACAGAGGGAATCCGGGAAATATCACTTCACGCTTGGTGGAAAAGGACAAGGCCAGAGACTGCCTGATACCCATGGG AATAACGTCCGAGAATGTCGCCGAGCGGTTCGGCATCTCACGGGAGAAGCAGGATGCATTTGCGCTGGCTTCCCAGCAGAA GGCAgccagagcccagagccagggcTGCTTCCGCGCCGAGATCGTGCCTGTGACTACCACGGTGCGTGATGACAAGGGCACTGAGACTCGAGTCACTGTGACCCAGGATGAGGGCATCCGCCCCAACACCACTATGGAAGGCCTGGCCAAGCTGAAGCCAGCCTTCAAGGACAACGGCTCCACCACGGCGG GAAACTCCAGCCAAGTGAGTGATGGCGCCGCTGCCATCCTGCTGGGACGGAGGTCCAAGGTGGAAGAGCTGGGCCTCCCGATCCTCGGGGTCCTCAAGTCCTATGCGGTGGTTGGCGTCCCACCTGACGTCATGGGCATCGGCCCTGCCTACGCCATTCCTGTGGCCCTGCAGAAAGCAG GACTGACAACCAGGGACGTGGACATCTTTGAGATCAATGAAGCCTTCGCAAGCCAG GCCGTCTACTGTGTGGAAAAATTGGGGATCCCCCTGGAGAAGGTGAACCCTCTGGGGGGTGCTGTGGCCTTGGGCCACCCGCTGGGCTGCACCGGGGCACGGCAGGTCATCACACTGCTCAACGAACTGAAGCGCCGTGGCCGGAG GGCCTATGGGGTGGTGTCCATGTGCATCGGCACCGGGATGGGCGCCGCAGCCGTGTTCGAGTACCCTGGGAACTGA
- the MYD88 gene encoding myeloid differentiation primary response protein MyD88, which translates to MATGDPDPGAPQAALPLAALNVRVRRRLSLFLNVAAPVAADWTALAEELGFEYLEIRQLEALGDPTGRLLDAWQGRPGASVGRLLELLAKLGRDDVLLELGPSIEEDCKKYILKQQQEENEKPLQVSAVESSDSRWAELAGITTLDDPLGQAPELFDAFICYCPSDIQFVQEMIQQLEQTNYRLKLCVSDRDVLPGTCVWSIASELIEKRCRRVVVVVSDDYLQSKECDFQTKFALSLSPGAHQKRLIPIKYKAMKKEFPSILRFITVCDYTNPCTKSWFWTRLAKALSMP; encoded by the exons ATGGCGACGGGGGACCCGGACCCCGGGGCGCCCCAGGCCGCCCTGCCGCTGGCCGCGCTCAACGTGCGGGTGCGGCGGCGCCTGTCGCTGTTCCTCAACGTGGCGGCGCCCGTGGCGGCCGACTGGACGGCGCTGGCCGAGGAGCTGGGCTTCGAGTACCTGGAGATCCGCCAGCTGGAGGCGCTCGGGGACCCCACGGGCCGCCTGCTGGACGCCTGGCAGGGCCGCCCGGGCGCCTCGGTGGGCCGCCTGCTCGAGCTGCTCGCCAAGCTGGGCCGCGACGACGTGCTGCTGGAGCTGGGGCCCAGCATCG AGGAAGATTGCAAGAAGTATATTCtgaagcagcagcaggaggagaaTGAGAAGCCCCTCCAGGTGTCCGCTGTGGAGAGCAGCGACTCCCGCTGGGCAGAGCTGGCGGGCATCACCACCCTGGATGACCCTCTAG GGCAGGCGCCTGAGCTTTTCGATGCTTTCATCTGCTACTGCCCCAGCGACATCCAGTTTGTCCAGGAGATGATCCAGCAGCTGGAGCAGACCAACTACCGGCTGAAGCTGTGTGTGTCCGACCGAGACGTGCTGCCCGGCACCTGCGTTTGGTCCATCGCCAGCGAGCTCATTGAGAAGAG gtgcCGCCGGGTGGTGGTCGTCGTCTCGGACGATTATTTGCAGAGCAAGGAATGTGACTTCCAGACCAAGTTTGCGCTCAGCCTCTCTCCAG GCGCCCACCAGAAGCGACTGATCCCCATCAAGTACAAGGCCATGAAGAAGGAGTTCCCCAGCATCCTGCGCTTCATCACTGTCTGCGACTATACCAATCCTTGCACCAAGTCTTGGTTCTGGACTCGCCTCGCCAAGGCCCTCTCCATGCCCTAA